A section of the Chryseobacterium scophthalmum genome encodes:
- the tssR gene encoding type VI secretion system protein TssR domain-containing protein, whose translation MKNKFPLAAYYIGLSVLLTSCQVKLPSKKTPEPQQYGQIDNAPVINGFPKKSAPWIVISDRSRNTAYLDKNDEKSYKEVKFLEPLMVLKHRDGMVKVAEYIPDALMKKISSKSIKTYGWIPESDLLLWSNSLKSEKTGYPVRVAVVPNNPDVIKSAERYYKNDSIMVFNSPSLIEAANVKIPNGQMVYVYKQAENNKRFLVGKKPRIDMDSISTGLYGWVSSNVVSAWGERSAVKMKNTTGIKESTLGIHEGSPGAQDKENRTAVLLTDVNQRPPLENIFPVTLALNEEAKPDLKTKYFTNVLDYSKNFVKNVLGEPIIFDRYKEIIDKNKKINIVFVLDISEANRPYIPIVSSLLQDLQLKFEKPSYFNSVKYGVVLYKNNSCGENVIPSPLSKDYNKVMSFIEDKMNEMNCPSSVGNQPVNEGLIAAGNLLSGVPDEANIVVTIGTSANRSGNMYGVIGSLTQAQARLIMFQTNARSSDTYNDFVLISENIVTNTAKNVAELKKQKIINQSDVLNKNNFSLIESDAGFFSLDFPKQSMAQGFVIFPKKGDITAPGLLVKSVDSLIAQVTYDNEMIDKSLNERFHSSVGAGKTEVDFKYKYLYPGLTNPVPSGIAAQLINYGNPFLAKGYIPKELMDYKQNMEKGILVSESEYDQLKAFYKEVYENTGAARTDFKQGRAIREYVKLLKKYNPTLKFLDKGELYKKPMSYAVGVSTGFDNSDEEKMSKYMLAGWKKSNIITNEEARTYFKYYKDLADRMLTYRNNPAVKIKQNGQEFYWLNEYFMPTMLPVEEPEYTQH comes from the coding sequence ATGAAAAATAAATTTCCTCTAGCGGCTTATTATATCGGGCTTTCAGTTTTGCTGACGAGTTGTCAGGTAAAATTGCCATCAAAAAAAACTCCTGAACCACAACAATATGGGCAAATTGATAATGCTCCGGTAATTAATGGTTTTCCAAAAAAATCAGCTCCTTGGATCGTTATTTCAGACCGATCAAGAAATACAGCTTATCTCGATAAAAATGATGAAAAATCATATAAAGAAGTGAAATTTTTAGAACCTTTAATGGTTTTAAAACACAGAGACGGAATGGTAAAAGTAGCAGAATATATTCCTGATGCTTTAATGAAAAAAATCTCGTCGAAATCGATAAAAACCTACGGCTGGATTCCCGAATCTGATCTTTTGCTTTGGAGTAATTCTTTGAAAAGCGAAAAAACAGGTTATCCGGTAAGAGTAGCGGTAGTTCCCAATAATCCTGATGTTATTAAAAGTGCAGAGAGGTATTATAAGAACGATTCTATCATGGTTTTTAATTCTCCAAGTCTTATTGAAGCTGCAAATGTAAAAATCCCGAATGGTCAAATGGTTTACGTTTACAAACAGGCAGAAAATAACAAACGTTTTCTGGTTGGGAAAAAACCGAGAATCGATATGGACAGTATCAGTACAGGTTTGTATGGTTGGGTGAGTTCTAATGTTGTTTCAGCTTGGGGTGAACGTTCTGCTGTAAAAATGAAAAACACAACAGGTATTAAAGAAAGTACTTTAGGAATTCATGAAGGTTCTCCGGGAGCTCAGGATAAAGAAAACCGTACTGCTGTTTTGTTGACGGATGTTAATCAAAGACCGCCTCTTGAAAATATTTTCCCTGTAACATTGGCTTTAAATGAAGAAGCAAAACCTGATCTTAAAACTAAATATTTTACTAATGTTTTAGATTACAGTAAAAACTTTGTTAAGAACGTCTTGGGAGAACCTATTATTTTTGACCGCTACAAAGAGATAATTGATAAAAACAAGAAAATAAATATTGTTTTTGTTCTGGATATAAGTGAAGCAAATAGACCTTACATTCCCATTGTAAGTTCACTTTTACAGGATCTTCAGTTAAAATTTGAAAAGCCTTCTTATTTTAATTCTGTAAAATACGGTGTGGTTCTTTATAAAAACAATTCTTGTGGAGAAAATGTAATTCCGTCACCTTTAAGTAAAGATTACAACAAAGTAATGAGTTTTATTGAAGATAAAATGAATGAAATGAATTGTCCTAGTAGTGTTGGAAATCAGCCGGTAAATGAAGGTCTGATTGCTGCTGGAAATTTACTTTCTGGTGTTCCGGACGAAGCTAATATTGTAGTTACAATTGGTACTTCCGCTAACAGAAGCGGAAATATGTATGGCGTTATTGGCTCATTAACACAAGCTCAGGCAAGGTTGATTATGTTCCAAACTAATGCTCGTTCTTCCGATACTTACAACGATTTTGTTTTGATATCAGAGAATATCGTGACCAATACGGCTAAAAATGTTGCAGAATTAAAAAAACAGAAAATTATTAATCAAAGTGACGTCTTAAACAAGAATAACTTTAGTTTAATAGAAAGTGATGCAGGTTTCTTTTCTTTAGATTTCCCTAAACAGAGTATGGCTCAAGGATTTGTTATTTTCCCTAAAAAAGGGGACATCACCGCACCAGGACTCTTGGTAAAATCTGTAGATAGTCTCATTGCTCAGGTTACTTATGACAATGAAATGATAGATAAGTCATTAAATGAACGCTTCCATTCTTCAGTGGGTGCAGGCAAAACTGAGGTAGATTTTAAATATAAATACTTGTATCCGGGATTGACGAATCCGGTTCCTTCAGGAATTGCAGCGCAGTTGATCAACTATGGAAATCCGTTTTTAGCGAAAGGATATATTCCTAAAGAATTGATGGATTACAAACAGAATATGGAAAAAGGTATTCTTGTTTCTGAGAGTGAATATGATCAGTTAAAAGCTTTCTATAAAGAAGTTTATGAAAATACAGGTGCAGCAAGAACAGACTTTAAGCAGGGAAGAGCAATTAGAGAATATGTTAAATTATTAAAGAAATATAATCCAACGCTGAAATTTTTAGACAAAGGAGAATTGTATAAGAAGCCGATGTCTTACGCAGTGGGAGTAAGTACAGGTTTTGATAATTCTGATGAAGAAAAAATGTCTAAATACATGCTTGCGGGCTGGAAAAAATCTAATATTATCACCAATGAAGAAGCAAGAACTTATTTTAAATATTACAAAGATCTTGCAGACAGAATGCTTACTTACAGGAATAATCCTGCGGTAAAAATTAAACAAAACGGGCAGGAATTTTATTGGCTTAATGAATATTTTATGCCAACAATGCTTCCTGTAGAGGAACCGGAATATACTCAACATTAA
- a CDS encoding Rne/Rng family ribonuclease, with protein MKKELIVSHEDDLTKIALLEDGRLCELHEEEDKNDFVVGDLFIGKVKKLAPNLNAAFVNIGYDKDAFLHYQDLGPQYLTYRKFLKDSVSKKQTSSGLKNFEIQPEIDKNGTVDKIIAKDDIVLLQITKEPISTKGPRISTQISLTGRFLVLIPFDNKVSISKKISSSEEKVRLRTLIDSIKPEGFGVIIRTVAEGKKVADLHNDMNQLIQKWENTFKNIQKNKVPSKVLSEDDKASSILRDNFNQDFVNVFCDDEQMVDEMKNYLEVIAPERKNIVQFYDSHIPLLEYYNVEKQLKQSFGKHVNIPSSKGAYLVIEHTEALHVIDVNSGNNITTGNTANKEHALNVNKMAATEIARQLRLRDMGGIIVVDFIDMTNPDHRRDLYEHFKTEMSRDKARHKILPPSKFGLIQITRQRNRPEKQIDIKEENPNKDGEIVAPIVIVEKMGDTIRTIMQKEKGKLFLHVHPFVEAYLTKGLKSIQMKWFLKYKKWVTIIPRDSFKYLEYKIYNSNKEELSGYSN; from the coding sequence ATGAAGAAAGAACTAATAGTTTCGCATGAAGATGATCTTACAAAGATTGCTTTGCTGGAGGATGGAAGACTATGTGAACTTCATGAGGAAGAAGACAAAAATGATTTTGTAGTAGGAGATCTGTTTATAGGAAAAGTAAAAAAACTTGCACCCAACCTTAATGCCGCTTTTGTAAATATCGGCTATGATAAAGATGCATTCTTGCATTACCAGGATTTGGGACCGCAATACCTTACGTACCGAAAATTTTTAAAAGATTCGGTTTCTAAAAAACAGACTTCATCAGGTTTGAAAAATTTTGAAATTCAGCCTGAAATCGACAAAAACGGGACTGTAGATAAGATCATCGCCAAAGATGATATCGTTTTATTACAAATTACCAAGGAGCCTATCTCCACAAAAGGACCACGAATTTCTACCCAAATTTCTTTAACAGGACGTTTTTTGGTTTTGATACCTTTCGACAATAAAGTTTCAATCTCAAAAAAAATCAGCAGTTCTGAAGAAAAAGTAAGACTTCGCACCCTGATCGACAGTATAAAACCAGAAGGTTTTGGCGTCATCATCAGAACAGTAGCCGAAGGCAAGAAAGTAGCCGATCTCCATAATGATATGAATCAACTGATTCAGAAATGGGAGAATACTTTTAAGAATATTCAGAAAAACAAAGTACCTTCTAAAGTCTTGAGCGAAGATGATAAAGCATCGTCTATTTTGAGAGATAACTTTAACCAGGATTTTGTAAATGTCTTTTGCGATGACGAGCAAATGGTAGACGAAATGAAAAATTATCTGGAAGTAATAGCTCCGGAACGAAAAAATATCGTTCAGTTCTACGACTCCCACATTCCTCTTCTCGAATATTATAACGTTGAAAAGCAGCTAAAACAAAGCTTCGGAAAACACGTAAATATTCCAAGTTCAAAAGGCGCTTATCTGGTGATAGAACACACAGAAGCGTTGCACGTAATCGACGTCAATTCCGGAAATAATATTACCACCGGAAACACTGCCAATAAAGAACACGCACTGAATGTGAACAAAATGGCAGCCACAGAAATAGCAAGACAATTGCGTCTTCGCGATATGGGAGGCATCATCGTTGTAGATTTTATCGACATGACCAACCCTGATCACAGAAGAGATTTGTATGAGCATTTTAAAACAGAAATGAGCCGCGACAAAGCCCGTCACAAGATTTTACCTCCAAGTAAGTTTGGATTGATACAAATCACAAGACAAAGAAACCGTCCGGAAAAACAAATCGACATTAAAGAAGAAAATCCCAACAAAGACGGAGAAATAGTAGCTCCGATCGTAATTGTTGAGAAAATGGGAGACACCATCAGAACCATTATGCAGAAAGAAAAAGGAAAACTTTTCCTGCATGTACACCCTTTCGTAGAAGCTTACCTTACTAAAGGTCTTAAAAGCATCCAGATGAAATGGTTTTTGAAGTACAAAAAATGGGTCACCATTATTCCCAGGGATTCTTTTAAGTATTTAGAATACAAAATCTACAATTCGAATAAAGAAGAATTGAGCGGATATTCTAATTAA
- the tssO gene encoding type VI secretion system TssO codes for MQGQVTLSKKEKHYQFFYLILMLIMALFFLGVIFLKDFASPFSEADTNSLQILDQKVKFDQQQKIGLKLIDTASARVNRLSVEIQQPVERNDAEYAVQDLANTFQNVVVNDSRKMAFPQIGKFFKMNMVDKERIMKMNETTKTFEKQFEDCQLGYKEKSQTLRDRNNALNPR; via the coding sequence ATGCAGGGACAAGTTACATTATCAAAAAAAGAAAAACATTATCAGTTTTTTTATCTCATATTAATGCTTATCATGGCGCTTTTCTTCTTGGGAGTTATTTTTCTAAAAGATTTTGCATCACCATTTTCTGAGGCAGATACCAATTCATTACAGATTTTGGATCAGAAAGTGAAGTTTGATCAGCAGCAAAAAATTGGTTTAAAATTAATAGATACCGCTTCGGCGAGAGTTAACAGATTGTCTGTAGAAATTCAGCAACCTGTAGAAAGAAATGATGCTGAATATGCAGTGCAGGATTTAGCCAATACGTTTCAGAATGTCGTTGTCAACGATTCCCGAAAAATGGCTTTTCCACAAATAGGAAAATTCTTTAAAATGAACATGGTAGACAAAGAAAGAATCATGAAAATGAATGAAACGACGAAAACATTCGAAAAACAGTTTGAAGACTGTCAATTAGGATACAAAGAGAAAAGCCAGACTCTGAGAGATCGGAATAATGCTTTAAACCCAAGATAA
- a CDS encoding HU family DNA-binding protein: MTKAELVNTISNKLGTEKNETQKVVEAFMQEIRTSMYNGDNVYLRGFGSFIVKTRAAKTGRNISKNTAIEIPAHNIPAFKPSKSFVEKVKTKVAVK, from the coding sequence ATGACAAAGGCAGAATTGGTAAACACCATCTCAAATAAATTGGGGACCGAAAAGAATGAAACACAGAAAGTTGTAGAAGCTTTTATGCAGGAGATCAGAACTTCTATGTACAATGGAGACAATGTTTACTTAAGAGGTTTTGGATCTTTCATCGTGAAAACAAGAGCAGCAAAAACGGGAAGAAACATCTCTAAGAACACTGCAATAGAAATTCCTGCACATAATATTCCTGCTTTCAAGCCATCAAAATCTTTTGTGGAGAAAGTGAAAACTAAGGTTGCAGTAAAATAA
- a CDS encoding PKD domain-containing protein gives MNYFQKNRKNIIIGVIATLLIAALVALWLQKKVIHSESDIEGVVFPSSLFTGDTLRFQDKTPFAKFKKWDFGDGQTSDKDKGIHFYSKPGYYNVTLIIDNKYSKSFPIMVSPRGIPKPKDSTAGVTKIDAQTQAMQYENIQFRALSDATQFTWRFGETGKIDAKDKLAIYAFQKPGDYTVTLYTEKDLEPVEHRIKILPAYNSMQDEEPTLDELYAKKDNDFKYHLQQIANGNSFNMHYNYLLKTYLCNNENAIVKVSDSKVNNFYLYCAGLQFDKNTVIQTVKLNFDDGMTCVTKVDINQSK, from the coding sequence ATGAATTATTTTCAAAAGAACAGGAAAAACATCATTATTGGTGTAATTGCCACATTGCTTATTGCCGCACTCGTCGCATTGTGGCTGCAAAAAAAGGTCATTCATTCGGAGAGTGATATTGAAGGAGTCGTTTTCCCGTCTTCGCTTTTTACAGGTGATACTTTAAGATTTCAGGATAAAACACCGTTTGCAAAATTCAAAAAATGGGATTTTGGAGATGGGCAAACTTCAGACAAAGACAAAGGAATTCATTTTTACAGTAAACCGGGTTATTACAACGTCACCTTGATTATTGATAATAAATATTCTAAATCTTTCCCGATTATGGTTTCCCCAAGAGGAATACCAAAACCTAAAGACAGTACAGCCGGAGTAACGAAGATTGATGCCCAAACTCAGGCAATGCAGTATGAAAACATACAATTCCGTGCGCTTTCAGATGCTACACAGTTTACCTGGAGGTTTGGAGAAACCGGAAAGATTGATGCTAAAGACAAACTGGCTATTTACGCGTTTCAAAAACCTGGAGATTATACGGTTACATTGTATACCGAAAAAGATTTGGAACCTGTTGAACACCGTATAAAAATCTTACCGGCCTATAATTCTATGCAGGACGAAGAGCCTACTTTAGACGAACTGTATGCGAAAAAAGATAATGATTTTAAATATCACTTGCAGCAGATTGCCAATGGTAACAGCTTCAATATGCATTACAATTATCTTTTGAAAACCTATTTGTGTAATAACGAGAATGCAATTGTAAAAGTTAGCGACAGCAAAGTCAATAATTTTTATCTGTATTGTGCGGGTCTTCAGTTTGATAAAAATACAGTGATACAAACTGTAAAATTGAATTTTGATGATGGAATGACTTGTGTAACCAAAGTTGACATCAACCAAAGCAAATAA
- a CDS encoding response regulator transcription factor yields MSKLLTNTVRFSIADSDFYFKKIMIKTLLENPFNMLLNDCNNGHELINRIYRKQEDVFIIELFMPVLSGIEAIKFIRKNNSETPIITYSGTYQEDMAEILEKVPNIYYCQKNSNIIKDIIKGQITSQDFDYQAYSENWKQQPLAVQEYMNRQKKSQEELSSTEIQLMKFCYEGFSNKEIGEKLNLSTRTIDTYINRLTEKLGLKTKLHLIRFCVENGYYNSSM; encoded by the coding sequence ATGAGTAAGTTACTGACCAATACGGTAAGATTTTCTATTGCGGACAGCGATTTTTATTTTAAAAAAATAATGATCAAAACGCTTCTGGAAAACCCATTTAATATGCTGCTTAATGACTGCAACAACGGTCATGAGCTGATTAACCGAATCTACAGGAAACAGGAAGATGTCTTTATCATAGAGCTATTTATGCCTGTTCTCAGCGGTATTGAAGCCATAAAATTTATCCGAAAAAACAATAGTGAAACACCGATTATCACCTATTCCGGAACGTATCAGGAAGACATGGCAGAGATTTTAGAGAAGGTTCCCAATATCTATTACTGCCAAAAAAACAGCAATATTATAAAAGACATCATCAAAGGACAAATTACCTCTCAAGATTTTGATTATCAAGCTTATTCCGAAAACTGGAAACAACAACCTTTGGCTGTGCAGGAATATATGAACCGTCAGAAAAAAAGCCAGGAAGAACTTTCATCAACAGAAATTCAACTGATGAAATTTTGCTATGAAGGCTTCAGCAATAAAGAGATTGGCGAAAAGCTCAATCTGAGCACACGTACCATCGATACGTACATCAACAGACTTACAGAAAAGCTCGGTTTAAAAACCAAACTGCACCTCATTCGCTTCTGTGTAGAAAACGGATATTACAATTCCAGCATGTAA
- a CDS encoding DUF4280 domain-containing protein, with amino-acid sequence MSTQSSSHDGKHFVVQKGTCQCNQGDQFPKHIVNAHNKHFWNDSAGNSDYLAVTEDDLQFDPPGPSFGKCKLKPSSGGYLPCAYAPAGKWQKTYEKVLVMGKKCVTEVSELQCATGGKITIKDHGQRGEMSKKNVKNADAKVIRHVNPLVDVNDFKETAMESEIDAY; translated from the coding sequence ATGTCTACTCAATCATCATCTCATGATGGTAAACACTTCGTCGTTCAAAAAGGAACTTGCCAGTGTAACCAGGGAGATCAGTTTCCTAAGCATATCGTTAATGCTCACAACAAACATTTCTGGAATGATTCTGCCGGAAATTCAGATTATTTAGCTGTTACAGAAGATGACCTTCAGTTTGATCCACCAGGTCCGAGTTTTGGAAAATGTAAATTAAAACCCAGTTCGGGAGGATATCTTCCGTGCGCTTATGCTCCTGCCGGAAAATGGCAGAAAACTTACGAAAAAGTTTTGGTGATGGGTAAAAAGTGTGTGACAGAAGTTTCGGAACTTCAATGTGCAACGGGTGGGAAAATTACGATTAAAGATCACGGACAGCGTGGTGAGATGAGTAAAAAGAATGTAAAAAATGCTGATGCAAAAGTAATCAGACATGTAAATCCTCTTGTGGATGTGAATGACTTTAAAGAAACAGCAATGGAAAGCGAAATCGACGCTTATTAA
- the tssO gene encoding type VI secretion system TssO — protein MSTSREKKLNKSDVRLGIWKFILSFVILSAISFTSVFFFFKSYDRQLAGVDEEVRAYRDLLAKDNLLRIHVDSIYARMELLDSDKAYNDNYLRTYILDNVREAQQLMAADSAHNLKHYAVLMQKIKPMLNLKSQILNVSFKQQIAIRNVQECQGKSNQINSKMKIDPTRNFTGRRR, from the coding sequence ATGTCTACGAGTAGAGAAAAAAAATTAAACAAATCTGATGTAAGATTAGGTATATGGAAGTTTATACTTTCATTCGTTATATTATCTGCAATCTCATTTACCAGTGTATTCTTCTTTTTTAAGAGTTACGACAGGCAGCTTGCCGGTGTTGATGAAGAAGTACGTGCATACCGAGACCTTTTGGCTAAAGATAACCTTCTTCGTATTCATGTTGACAGTATTTACGCAAGAATGGAGCTGTTGGATTCTGACAAAGCTTATAACGATAACTATTTACGTACTTACATTCTCGACAACGTTCGCGAAGCTCAACAGCTTATGGCAGCCGACAGTGCCCATAATTTAAAACATTACGCAGTTTTAATGCAGAAAATTAAGCCAATGCTTAATCTTAAAAGCCAAATCCTCAATGTCTCTTTTAAACAACAGATTGCGATTCGTAATGTTCAGGAATGTCAGGGGAAATCTAATCAGATTAACAGCAAGATGAAAATAGATCCTACCAGAAATTTTACAGGACGAAGAAGATAA
- a CDS encoding carboxypeptidase-like regulatory domain-containing protein: protein MKTFIKIFTILILIFSLGSCSEELVEQAQTGTLKGKVVKRGTNEPIQNAKIFTTPSTQTVFSDKDGLFEIKDLPIGNYSVKCELSGYVTNFQAVNIQNQGQLVTIVFEMNDDDSLNSPPTAPVLLSPIDNAVNQPLTVELKWNSTDPDTTDVLKYRLIVKNNLNTNIVEVNDLKEKHYTLDNLQFGVSYFWQVGVSDEIHPEVLSAVFKFTTNTVPANRYHYVRKQSGNFVIMSSDNLGSNFQYTASMYNSWRPRKNNNAGLIAFLRTESGGTHIYTANPDGSNPFKVTQIPVSGFNNYEMDFAWSTNGSMFIYSSFDKLYKINKDGSGQELLYTTPDGSLISECDWSYDNSKIALKTNNFNGYNVKIYIIDMLGNVLKNIVNGGLGAAGGLNFSVDGQKLLYTRDVSGYQDSNYRQLDSRIFIYNLVTDAILDVSTESDKPVGTNDLDPRFSPNDAQIILMNTSNDNISQKNVVVIDLNNTNTDFTRTTLFTNAEMPDYE, encoded by the coding sequence ATGAAAACTTTTATAAAAATATTCACCATTCTCATTCTGATTTTTTCTTTAGGATCATGCAGTGAAGAATTGGTAGAACAGGCACAAACAGGGACTCTTAAAGGGAAAGTTGTAAAGCGTGGCACCAACGAACCGATACAAAATGCAAAAATTTTTACAACTCCAAGTACACAAACTGTGTTTAGCGACAAAGATGGTTTGTTTGAAATAAAAGATTTACCAATCGGAAATTATTCGGTAAAATGTGAACTTTCGGGTTATGTAACTAATTTTCAGGCGGTCAATATTCAAAATCAAGGGCAATTGGTTACGATTGTTTTTGAGATGAATGATGATGATTCGTTAAATTCTCCACCGACAGCTCCTGTGTTGTTGAGCCCAATTGATAATGCGGTCAATCAACCTTTGACCGTAGAACTCAAATGGAATTCTACCGATCCCGACACAACCGATGTTTTGAAATATAGATTGATTGTAAAAAATAATCTCAATACAAATATTGTTGAGGTAAATGATTTAAAGGAAAAGCATTATACTTTAGATAACCTTCAGTTTGGAGTCAGTTATTTTTGGCAGGTTGGCGTTTCAGACGAAATTCATCCGGAAGTTTTGAGCGCTGTCTTCAAATTTACAACGAATACTGTTCCTGCAAATCGTTATCATTATGTGCGTAAGCAAAGTGGAAATTTTGTAATCATGTCCAGCGATAATCTGGGAAGTAATTTTCAATACACAGCTTCTATGTACAACAGTTGGCGTCCTAGAAAAAATAATAATGCAGGATTAATCGCGTTTTTAAGAACTGAAAGTGGCGGAACTCATATTTACACCGCAAATCCGGATGGTTCAAATCCATTTAAAGTAACTCAGATTCCGGTTTCCGGTTTTAATAATTATGAAATGGATTTTGCATGGAGCACGAATGGAAGCATGTTCATTTACTCCAGTTTTGATAAACTTTATAAAATTAATAAAGACGGAAGCGGACAGGAACTTTTGTACACAACACCCGATGGAAGCCTTATTTCAGAATGTGACTGGAGCTACGATAATAGTAAAATTGCTCTGAAAACGAATAATTTTAACGGCTACAATGTGAAAATTTATATCATCGATATGCTCGGAAATGTTTTGAAAAATATTGTAAATGGTGGTTTAGGAGCAGCAGGAGGATTAAACTTTTCTGTTGATGGACAAAAATTGCTGTATACAAGAGACGTTTCAGGATATCAGGATTCTAATTACCGACAGCTCGATTCCCGAATTTTTATTTATAATTTAGTAACCGACGCTATTCTTGATGTTTCTACGGAAAGTGATAAACCAGTTGGAACCAACGATCTTGATCCAAGATTTTCACCAAATGATGCTCAGATTATTCTGATGAATACTTCTAATGATAATATTTCACAGAAAAACGTCGTCGTTATAGATTTAAATAACACCAATACAGATTTTACCAGAACTACACTTTTTACCAATGCAGAAATGCCGGATTACGAATAA
- a CDS encoding response regulator transcription factor: MKPKLTIFDEPLLYAEGLSKILVQNKIFSSIEIFNSYENLSKHIKNDPPEFLMISSGILVRTEMYSSIENIVAENKNIKIIVIGHSFDVTSIRKLFTKGIKSYLDKNSSYDEFLKSIQALISNEIYICDYAKEMMINYISHEQEKQNSHIKDPLTKREMEILKLICDGLSSKDIGERLFISINTVETHRKRILLKLNVRNSVGVVKYALENNIIH, from the coding sequence ATGAAACCTAAATTAACCATCTTTGATGAGCCACTGTTGTATGCGGAGGGTTTATCAAAAATTCTTGTTCAAAACAAGATTTTTAGTTCGATCGAAATTTTTAATTCGTACGAAAATCTTTCTAAACACATCAAGAATGACCCTCCAGAATTTTTAATGATCAGCTCCGGTATTTTAGTACGTACAGAAATGTATTCTTCTATAGAAAATATTGTTGCTGAAAATAAAAATATCAAGATTATTGTAATCGGGCACTCTTTTGACGTAACATCAATTAGAAAACTTTTTACGAAAGGAATTAAAAGTTACCTCGACAAAAACAGTTCTTATGATGAATTTTTAAAATCTATTCAGGCATTAATCTCAAACGAAATCTACATTTGTGATTATGCGAAAGAAATGATGATTAATTACATCAGTCACGAGCAGGAAAAACAAAATTCTCACATTAAAGATCCTTTAACAAAGCGGGAAATGGAGATTTTGAAACTGATCTGCGACGGATTGAGCAGTAAAGACATCGGCGAAAGACTCTTCATCAGCATTAATACGGTAGAAACTCACAGAAAACGAATTCTTTTAAAACTCAACGTGAGAAATTCTGTGGGTGTCGTAAAATATGCTTTGGAGAACAACATCATTCATTAA